From the Lactuca sativa cultivar Salinas chromosome 9, Lsat_Salinas_v11, whole genome shotgun sequence genome, the window TTTCAAGATGCCTTTTTCTCCATTTACTGGGGTGAATCATCATGGGCAGTCTATACTTTTTGGTGGAGCATTTCTTGAAAATGAAAAGGAAGAGACATTTGAATGGTTATTTGAACATTTCCTCAAATGTATGTTTAACAAGTATCCGAATGCAATTATAACAAATCAAGAAAAAGCAATGGGAAATGCAATAAAAAAAGTGTTTCCAAAGACTCGGCATCGTTTTTGTTCATGGCATATCATGAAGCATGAAACTGAGCACCTTCAATCGTATGTTTCCCATTACAGTGATTTTCAAGAAACGCACAAACAATGGGTAAATAGTGACACCATTGAACAATTTGAAGCAACATGGGAAGTTATGCATAGTAAGTATGAACTGGAAAGCAATAGTTGGATTAGTGACATGTATAACCAACGTATACATTGGGCTAAACCCTTCTTGAAGGATACTTTCTTTGTTGGTATGACAACAACCGGGCGAAGTGAGAGTATCAACTCATTTTTTGATGAATTTGTTAATTCAAGGACCATGTTGAATGATTTGATGTACAATACGACAAAGCAGTTGAGTCTCGAAGGACTGCCGAAGAAGATGAAGACTTTAAGACTATGAACTTAAGGCCGGTTTTTTCTTCAGTGCATCCAATCAAAGAAAAAGAAGGTCAATGTTATACTAGAAAGATGTTTGATACTTTCAAAAAAGAATGGACTGAAGCTATTACCAATTTGACTCATGAGACTATAGGAAAAACTACAAAAGAAAGCACATACCGAGTTGGGCAATTAGatgttgataaaaaaaatattggcgCATTGTTAGCTTTCGTTCTTTGGATCAAGTCAGTGTCATATGTTACTGTGCTAAGTATGAGACAAATGGGATTTTATGCAAACATAGCCTATacgtgatgaagaagaaacatGTTAAAGAGCTCCCGAGTCACTATATTTTACCACAATGGACCGTTAATGCTAGGTACAAACTGGGCAGTGCTAGTATCGGACTCGGAGAAATGAATAATGAAAACTGAGTTAGTGCCTACACACTATGGTGTGTCCATTCAAATTTTACTAAACTAATTGAACAAGCAAGAGACTCCCCTTTAGAGATACAAAAAGTCAATACACTATTGATAAGTCCTTTAGATGACCAAACAAATCGAAAGAAATCTATGTCTTTGGAAAATGCATCTTAAGGTTCTTGTATGGGAGCTTCGCAAATAAATATGATGCCACAATTATCTGTCCGCGATCCTCTTGGTCTATCTCCTACAAAAGGGCGTCCTAAAATTGCTAGAAGAATCAGATCTACTTTAGAAGCCCCCAAAAAACGTACATGCTCTTACTGTCAAGGATTGGGTCGTTACGCTACTAGTTATTCCAAAAGAAAGGTACTTTTAATATTAATTTACCTTTTCATGATTTAGAACTCTAATAATTATATTAACAATATTTCTTTTACATGTATCGGGCAGATGAATCGTTGGAAGAGACATATGATAAGATGTGTTATTTTTGTGAGCAAAGGAAAATTCGATATGCTTATTCTGTAACGCTCTAAaagtttcaaccaatttaaactctTCAAAAAAAACCCATtttcattaaatcattacaaaaaggttttcaattcacttattatcagagtattccccagaagcatatcataaaacataaaacatgaggagcagtgcgatcacgcctttgccttgccatggtctcctgaagtacctgaaacaatacactgaaactgtaatcccgaaagcttagtgagttacccccaatataccaaccacatataccatacacatatcacataacagaacatagaacagaaCAACCATtcacatcgggtctactgtgtaacTGGTCCGCCTTACCGGGCCTTCAGtacacctggtccaccctccgagtctagccatatacatcgagtctacagtgtgattggtccgcccgcaccgggccttcaatccacctggtccactctctgagtctacagtatgactggtccgcccgcaccgggccttcagtcggcctggtccactctccgagcctcggcacatttggtccgccctcttggggcctacagcctatccggaccgctcgctgggccttcggaatatccggtttgccctgggtatgttggcctacagcacaaagcaggtcccgcctcaatccaaccccagtcaaacaaccatgtgcacataaacatataatcacataacagttcaCAACatatcaaccgatctagcagatcacataacatagcacatccctaccaggataccgacctaaccggtcactagcatagcatcatcctataaaccaggatatCGACCCTAACCAGATCTCTAagatataccatcctaactaccatgatGCAAACATATATCAAGCAATAACACAACAAAtactcggatttccatccgacaaagggccggccttggtgccttagaccttgtcgatatagtgaggataactcacttgcAATTGTCGACTGaagaataagatcacgctgctccaaacACCGatacgaactcctccactggtcaacaccaaatcactgaACTCAGTAAATACcaacaattactaaaatacccctggaagtcaactggtcaactcttggtcaaagtcaaagtccttagtccaagtcaaacttcctgactgactctactcgccgagtcaacccgatgactcgtcgagtccctatgctctgagAACCCCCatatcgcgactcaactcgccgagtcaacctgatgactcgtcgagttccaatgcTCTGAAAACTCTCATGtctcgactcgactcgccgagtcaccccgagactcgccgagtccaaggatcttcgagtcccatcctgttcaactcaccgagtcgtccctcgactcaccaatTCACGACTTAACCAGAAAAGTTAGGGTTcctcgaccagactcgccgagtccaaggcaatcttcaacagactcgccgagttgttcttccaactcgtcgagttcatgctcatGTTCATACTACTCTCCGAGTACACCcatatgactcaccgagtacctctagttcttaatccatacaatggctttctaagccatgcaagggctccaatctatagatctactcttctacaacccacccatcatgtaaagtggcaaactttacgtgaatccaaagagatctaagcataaaacactctagggctagggtttaggacaaaagggcttcaccaacaacacTTGGGCATAAACTTTATGATTCTCTGGATCATTAacagcctagatctgaggtagcatcctTAGATCTAACTCCAACTCGAGATGGACCTAATTTATGCCCCAAAACTCCACAAAtaatagatctaggtgcacaaaAGCCTCAAGAACAGATTCTTACCTCCAATGCAAGCTTTCTCTagagtagatctcggatctaggTCCCTTCCTTGCTGCAATCCCTTTGCTCTTCAAGATTTCCTTCCTAATCCACTTATCCAAGCTCCAAAATTGCACTCCAATCTCTTACTCAcggctattagggtttctggaactcaagggagggtaaagaggctggggagagggtattatgttctttatatagtgcacaacccccgggattagggttttcttcattcagcaccaactcgccgagtccactcatgcgACTTGCCGAGTgagtcacttaacacgcgactcgactcgccgagtctatccatcgactcgccgtgtcgaccttccttatttacactttagcccttcaactatactcctaaatttccgggatgttacatattcgcatttttgacattcttttttgGTTAACAATGTATGAAAGTAGGATTtcattttgggttaaaaatacaACTTTGCTGCAATTTTGGGTTAAAAACGAAAGTATGTTGTCATTTTGGGTTAAAGTTGATTTAAGAAAAATCTAGATAGTTTTCTTCACATTCTGTTTTTTGTGCAATTACATGTTAATAACAACTCAAAACTGTAAATTAGGCTACCATAATGggttaaaactaaaaaaatgatGCTATTATGTGTAAAAACTGAAAATATGTGATCATAATGGGTTAAAACTGAAAATACATGTCAAAACTGAAATTAGGCCGCCATAACTGGTTAAAACTGAAAAAACAATGCTATTATGTGTAAAAACTAAAAGTACGTGATCATAATGGGTCAAAATTGAAAATACGTGTCAAAACTGAAATTAGGTTGACATTGTgggtgaaaaatgaaaaaaataatgatattgtgAGTGAAAAACGAAAATATGATGCTATTGAGGGTCAAAAATGAAATTATGATtctattgtgggttaaaaacgaaAATATGATGCTCTTGAGGgttaaaaacaaaattatgatTCTATTGTGGgtgaaaaacaaaaatatgatgctATTGAGCGTTAAAAACGAAATTATGATtctattgtgggttaaaaacgaaattatgatgcTATGTGGGtgaaaaacaaaattatgagggtattttgtgaaaaaaacggAAGTACAATGGTATTAtgtgaaaaaataaaattatgagggtattttgtgcAAAAAATGAAAGTACTATGctattttgtgaaaaaacaaatttatgagggtattttgtgaaaaaaacgaaagtacgatggtattttgtgaaaaaatataattatgagggtattttgtgaaaaaatgaATGTACTATgcgattttgtgaaaaaaaacgaaattctgaagttattttgtgaaaaaacggAAGTATgattgtattttgtgaaaaaactaaATTATGAGGGTATTTTCTAAAAAAACGGAAGTAcgatggtattttgtgaaaaaataaaattatgagggtattttgtgaaaaaaaatgaaagtactgtgctattttgtgaaaaaa encodes:
- the LOC111885397 gene encoding protein FAR1-RELATED SEQUENCE 5-like; translation: MTPTNVMKHRSHSSFHHSIEGKSLMVQFGQAGLKPSQIKKDVNKMKTSNVADVTSKKCVDVLSEQRKQHKGKEFYGLIKHFQDKTLVDSDQYFVVDLFDDGSRDAYTKFRDVVVFDVTYTTNNFKMPFSPFTGVNHHGQSILFGGAFLENEKEETFEWLFEHFLKCMFNKYPNAIITNQEKAMGNAIKKVFPKTRHRFCSWHIMKHETEHLQSYVSHYSDFQETHKQWVNSDTIEQFEATWEVMHSKYELESNSWISDMYNQRIHWAKPFLKDTFFVGMTTTGRSESINSFFDEFVNSRTMLNDLMYNTTKQLSLEGLPKKMKTLRL